The window TTGTCCTCCACTTTTGTCTCCTCCTTGGATTCCTCTTTTTTTAGGGTGGTTACCGGTCGGGCCTGAAGGATGTAGAGCCTGGATGTGTCTCCGTCGAAGGCCCACTCCACGTCCATGGGGAAGCCGTATAGATCCTCTATCCTCTTTCCAGCAATCCCTAAGGTTTTGATCTCCTCGATGCCCAAACACTGTTTTGTCACGAACTCGGGGCCCAGGTACTCCGCTACCGCCACCGATACGGTGCCCTGGTCGCCGCTTTTTTCGACGACCAGGGTTCTTTTCTCCGCCACGTTACAGTCCATGAGGGCTAGGTCCCTTTTGTCCAGAACGTATTCGTCAGGGGTCACCATGCCCGAGACCACCGCCTCACCGAGACCCCAGCTGGCCTCGATCATTATCTGGGAACGGCTGTCGGTTATGGGATTTGCGGTGAACATGACTCCCGATCTCTCGCTGGATACCATTTTCTGGACCACCGCGCTGAGGGCGACCTGGAAGTGATCGTAGCCCTGTTTGCTCCGATAGTAGGTGGCCCTGGCGGTCCAAAGGGATGCCCAGCAACGGCGAACGTGGGCCACCACCGAGTCGGCCCCTATGACGTGGAGGTAGGTGTCCTGCTGACCGGCGAAGGAAGCGTCGGGCAGATCCTCGGCGGTGGCGGAGGAACGAACGGCGACCCTTAACCCTTCAACTCCAACCTTTCTCTCCAGGTCTCCGTAGGCGGTTATCATCTCCGCCTCCATGTCCACCGGGATAGGGGTATCCTCTATTATCCGCCGGACCTTTTCGCAGGCCTGGCCCAGCTCCACCGAGCTCTCCAAGTCGACGCTCTCGACGATAGAGCGAATTTTATCGCCTATACCGGCGCCTTTTATGAAATCGGTGTAGGCCTGGGCGGTGACGCAAAACCCAGGGGGAACGTCTATGCCTTTTACGGTGAGCTCTCCCAGGTTGGCTCCTTTGCCCCCAACCACAGGGACGTCGTCTTTGCCTATTTCGTCAAACCAGCGAACGTATTTATATGCCATAAAAAATACCTCCAGAGGAATCTTAGTTTTCTCAACAGCCCTATTATGCCTTCACCGATGGCCCAATCCATGGTAACATAAAACGAAAATACACCGCATTTATCATTTTAAAGAACAATAGGACATAACCAAAGGTCTTTTTTATTTTATAAAACAAAAAAACAGGGAGTGAGTTGAGATAAATTACGATAACGTTCCTCACAGGGTCTTTATGGAGTTGATTCAGGACAGAAAGGGAACGGAGGATATTCTGGAGGCTATGAGAGGTTTTTTGCAGAACGTGGCCTTCTGGGACAGCATCACAGGAAACGTCCACGTCGCCTCTAGGTCGAAGCGTTTTATAGCTCAGGTTCGACAGATGCCTCTTCACGAGCTGGTAGCTATATATCCTCACGGTACGGTGGAGGAGGGAGGGGAGAAGCTGGGATACGTCCTCTATTATCACGGAGAGGAACTGGATCGAACCACCGGCGAGGAGGCTTTGGCTTTCGGGCTCACCGCTTTAAGGGTATCCCTAGGAGGAAGACGACACCTTATCCAGGAAAATCAGCAGGTAAAGGAGGAGGTCGTCAGAGGGCTGGTGGCGGGAAACAAAAAGCTGGCGGAAAGAGCTATCAGGAAGGCGGGCTCTATGGGCTGGCAGATGTCCGGGGCTGTGGCGGCGGTGGTGGCGGAGCATACAGGAGTGGGAGATCTTTCCGGGGCCATAGGTCTCCTTTCGGGCTGGTTCAGATCTCGACGGCCTGGGGGGATACAGGGGACGGTCAACGACGATCTTGTTTTGATCGTCCCGGCGGAGGATCCAGGTTGGAAGGGGAAGCTGGAGCAGGAGCTTATGGATTACGTCGGTCTCTCGAAGTCGAAGGTGCCTTTCATGATAGGGGTCGGTTCGGAGGTGGCGCCGATGGACCTGGGGGTAAGCTACTCTCAGGCCAGAGAGGCCACGGAGATGGGACAGAGAATCGGCCGCTCTGTGGCCTTCTGGGAGGATATGGAGGTATTGGGGATTCTGTCCTCGGTGCCCTGGACCGATAGGACGAGAGGCTTTATAGAACGCCGTCTAGGCGCTATAAAATCGGAAAAAGACGGAGAACCTCTGAGGTCTCTGAGGGCTTTGGTCCGGCGATCCTGGAACCTTAAAGCGGCGGCGGCGGATCTGTCTATCCACTACAACACCATGAGATACAGGTACGAAAAACTGCTCTCCGCCACAGGACTGGACGACGACAACCCCTGGGCGAGGATCGGTCTGGGGCTGGCTGTCCTTTTGGACGAGGTCTCCGAGGACATGGGACGAAAATAGGGCCGCGTCAGCGGCCCTATTTTAACAAGTCAAGTATTTCCTGGGCGGTCTCCTCTATGGCTCGACCGGTGACGTCGAAGACTTTGGCTCCAACCCTTTTCATCAGCATTTTGGCGCTTGCGAGCTCCTTTTCGACCCTGTCCCTCTGGGCGTAGGACGCCTTTGCCGGATCCAGCCCCAACATCTGTAACCTCTCACGCCTTATCTGGATCAGTGCGCTTGGCTCTATTACCAGGCCTATGACCTTGCCCTCGGACAGACGAAATAGTTCGTCAGGAGGGGACAGCTCGGGGACAAGGGGAATGTTACCTACCTTGTAGCCCTTGTTGGCAAGGTACATAGAGAGAGGAGTCTTACAGGTCCGGGAAACCCCTAGTATGACCAGGTCCGCCTCCTCCAGAAGATGGGGGTTGCTTCCGTCATCACAGGTTATGGAGAACTCTATGGCCTTGACCCTTTTAAAATAGGCCTCGTCCATCTGGTGCATAAGCCCCGGCTCCTCCAGAGGTTCTACGCCGAGATGGGAGGAAAAGGCGTCCATGAGGGGACCGAATATGTCGACTAGCTCCACACCTTTAAGAAAAGCCTCTTTCCTGAAGGCTTCCCTTATCTTTCGTTCCACCAAGGTACAGACCATAACCGCACCGGCCTCTTTGGCCTCGAGACAGACCGCCTCCGCCATGGAGGGATCTTTTATGTACCTATGTCTGGTGAACTTAATCCTTTTATCGGGGAACTGTCTGGCTGCCGCTAGGGATACGCTATGGGCGGTCTCTCCGGTGAAGTCGGAGACTACAAAGATGTGTAGATCGTGGTCGTTTTCGGCGAGCATAAAGGAAAACCCCTCTTCTTTTTTGTTCTAGGGCACGGCACTCCACCGGCCTGGTCCTGAACGATAAACCTTCCCCTCCATCTCTAAGGAGACCAAAGAGGCCATCACCTCTGGGACGGAAAGCCCCACCCTGCTCGCCAACTCGTCTAAGGTCACCTTGCCCGACCTTTTAACCCCCGATAGGACCGGGGATATCCCTTTTTCCTCGAAGAGATCCATCTGTCTACCTCCTGACAGGAGGTGGACAAAGTGATCCAGATCCCAAAGGGGTTGGGCACCGTCGAAGATAAGCCGGTTAGAGCCTTTACAGACCTCCCGGTCTATAGGGCCTGGAACGGCCCATATCTCTCTGCCTATCTCACCGGCTATCCTGGCGGTTATCATAGACCCCCCTGTCACAGGGGATTCCACCACAACCACCTGGCTGGCTAACCCCGCTATCATACCGTTTCTTTTGGGAAAATTCCACCTCCGACCGATCTCTCCCATGGGGAAACGGCTAAGAAGACCTCCGCCATTTCTTAAAATAGACCTAAAAAGACCGTCGTGGCCTCTGGGATAGACCACGTCAACTCCGGTGCCTAAAACCGCCAAGGTGTATCCTCCGCCGTCCAAGGCTCCTGAGTGGGCCGCTCCGTCCACTCCTGAAGCCCCTCCGCTTACAACAGATATATCGGCCTCCGCCAGCTTTCGGCCTAAAGACCCGGCGACCTGGGTGCCGTAAGGAGTGCATCGTCTGGTCCCCACCACCGATACCGACGATAGGGAGTCTTTCAGATTGCCCCTAAGATAGAGCACCGGAGGAGGATCGTCGGTGTCCATAAGCCCTGAGGGGTAGTCTCTCTCTCCGAAGAATATGGTCCTCACTCCGACGGCGGCACACCGGTCGAGCTCTTCCTCCGGCCAGGAGGAGTTCAGGAGGTCTTTGCCTCTTTGCCATAGAGCCCTCTTCACACCTAAAGACAGGGCCAGATCTCTGTCGGACCAGAGGTCGGCGAGGTTGATCCCTTTATCCCTGAGGGCCCGAACAAAGGCCCCTCCTCGATCGGAGAGGCGATTTACGACCAATAGCTCTCTGCTCATAGGCTACGCCTCCCCTCGATAGGCTAGGGCTTCCATGACGGAGGCTGAGGATACCTGTAGGTCGCCGGAGAGGTCGGCTATGGTCCGGGCCACCCGAAGGACCCGGCCCAGCCCTCTGGCGGATAGTTTGAGTCCCTCGGCCATTTTCAGTAAGGTCCCCTCCGCCTCTACAGATAAATTTATGTGCTCCCTCAAAGCCTTTTCCGGAACCTCCGAGTTGCACACCCAGCCGCCGAAGGCCCACCGGGCCCTCTGTGCCTCCCTGGCGGCGGTCACCCTCATTCTCACCTGAGAGCTGCTCTCCCCTTTAGAGGGAGCCAGGCCGATAAGCTCCTCCGGCAAAAGCCGAGAGACGGAGACCTGGAGGTCTATTCGGTCCATCACAGGGCCGGAGAGTTTTCTCCTGTAACGATCCAGGTCCGATTGAGAACAGGAACACCTCTCCATACTGTCGCCCCACCAGCCACAGGGACAGGGGTTGGCCGCCAGGACCAGCAGGACCCTGGAGGGATAGGTTACCGTACCGGAGGACCGGCTTATCACTATCGATCCGTCCTCCAGAGGCTGCCTCAGGGCTTCGACCAAATCTCGGCGGAATTCGGTGAACTCGTCGAGAAAGAGGACCCCCCGATGGGCCAGGGATATCTCACCAGGCCTGAGGGCGGTGCCTCCCCCACAGACCGATACGGTTGATGCGGTGTGGTGGACCACTCTGAAGGGGGGCCTGCGGTTTGGGTGGTCCGTGGAGTCCAGGACTCCTTTTATCGTCAGGCTCTCTATTACCTCACCGTCGGACAGAGGGGGGAGTATTCCCCTGAGGGCCCTGGCGAGCATGGTCTTTCCGCTTCCTGGAGCACCGACCATGAGGACGTTGTGCTGTCCTGCGGCGGCTATCTCCAGCGCCCTTTTTGCCATGGCCTGACCACGGATGTCGGTCCAGTCCAGCAGCTCCGACGGCGGCAGGTCGTCTATCTCGACGGCCTCTACGGAGGCGAGCTCCCGCCCCGATTTAAGGTGACCTAAGATCTGCTCCAGGCTGTCCACCTTATAGGCCTCAACGCCCCTTACCAGACCTACCTGGGAGCCGTTTTCCGAGGGACAGTAGAGGGGAAGTCCCTGCTCTGCCGCCAGGATCGCCGCGGAGATAGCTCCTCGGACGGGCCTCAGACGACCGTCTAAGGCGAGCTCTCCTACGAAAAGGGACGGTTTGGGGAGGGGAATGGACTGGGATTTTACCGCCAGCCCTACCGCTATAGGCAGGTCCAACATGGACCCTTCCTTTGGAAGGTCCGCAGGGGCCAAGTTGACGGCGATCCTGCCCTTAAGGGAGATTCCAGCGTTTTTGAGTGCCGCCCGAACCCTCTCTTTAGACTCCCTCACCGAGGCATCGGGAAGGCCGACTATGGAGATTGAGAAAAGGCCACCGGCGATCTCCACCTCTACGTCCACCTCTTTTGCCTCCATCCCCTTCAAGGTTACCGCCTTGACCGAGCTCAAACCGACACATCTCCTCCCGTTATGTCCCTGAGGTGCTCCAGGGATAGTTTTCCGTTAAGATCGGTGATGGCGATTAAATCTATACGCCAAAAGCCTTCCCAACCGATTCTATCGACGTAGGCCGATCCCGCCAGGACCAGTTTTCTGAGTTTCCTCGGTCCTACCGACTCCTCCGGCGGCATTACCAGCCCGACGGACCGATAACGAACCTCGACCACCACTAACTCGTCGCCGTCTTTGGCTATTATGTCCAGTTCTCCCCTTTTAAGACGGACGTTTCTGGCCAGTATGGGCCAACGGAGACCGGAGATGTATTCGCAGGCCAGATCTTCCCCTTGGACACCTTTTTTAAGGTGTTCCGGCCAATCGCAGAACTTCATGGTCGGCGGGAGGAGTCCAGGCGGTAGACGAAGGTCAACACCTTGGCCACCGCCTCGTAAAGCTCGACAGGGATCTCGTCACCGACCTCTAAAGCCAGAAGAGCGCTCACCAAGGCGGCGTCCTCTACTACCGGAACGTTGGACTGGGTGGCTATCTCCACTATTCTCTCGGCGACTTTGCCGGTGCCAGACGCAACTATGTGAGGGGCTTCTCTAGCCTCTTTGTCGTACTTGACCGCCGCCGCCATAGGCCGGTCCGATTTGGGCTTATTCATGCCTCTACGTCCAGTCTCAGGTATCTGTTGGGATGGGCTGCTTTTAAGGCTACCCCCAGGTATTGGAGGGAGAGGGGCCCTTTCTCCAGGTCTTCCTGTAACTCCCTCAGGGCACGGGAAAGGGCTTTAGCTGCGTCGTCGGTCTGGGCCTTGAGTGAGACGGTCAGCGATTTGCCGTCGCTCTCCAAACCTCCCGATACGTCCCCTAGAGTCCGTCCCTCGACTAAGAAATCGACCCTGAAGAAAGACCTTTTATCCCCTTTCTTTCGGCGGGAGGAAAAACTGACCTTCGCGGGAATCGATTCCTGGTCAGGACCGGGCCACCAGGCTCCTGCCAGAGAGGCGTTGGAGAACTCCTCTCTAGGAGGGCGGGACAGAAGTCCGTGGCCTTTCAGGAATCGGGCTATCTCGTCGTCCCCTTCTTTCATCTCCTTTAGGGATGAGAGGGGATTTTCACCTCTCTCCCGCCTCTCCTGAAGCTCCTTCTGTATCCTCTTCCACATTTTGCCAACCGACTGGCCATCGAGGGACATATACCAGGAGAGTATGCCGACCTTTTCGGAGGAGACTTTCTCCCCTCTGGCCATGAGCTCTATGAGGGAATCCATAGCTCTAGGGTCGCCGAGCCTGCGGAGCTCTTTTCTGAGGTGGAGCAAAAAGCCGTCGGTCACCGGCAGACCTTTGGAGAGAAGCAGTGCCGCTGCCTCCTGATCCGCCTTAGGGAGACGACCTAATAGGGCGGCGTCCTCGGGCCTGAGCCTGAGGGTCGGCACATCTCCCTGGGCATCCCATATGGCCTGGAAGTGCTGTCCTGGAAAGAGGGAGAGGTTAGATCGGGCGAGCATATTCTGACCAGCGATACGGACCATATAGGCTCCATCCTTAAAGGAAAGAACCCGTCCTTCAACCAGGGCACCGTCGGGAATGCCCTTACCTCTCGCCGCCCCCTGCTGAGCGGGAGAGAGGGCCGTCCCCTGTCCCCTTCCGACGCCTATATTAAGGTTTTGAGGAGATCCTATTCCGTCTACCATAATCTATCCTTTCCAGTGAAAGCTCTTTCTGTGGATCGGGCTAGGTCCCAAGGACTCCATTGCCTCTTTGTGGAACTTGGTCCCGTAGCCCTTGTGGGAGGCAAAACCGTATCCAGGGTAAACCCCGTCCAGCGTGACCATTATCCTGTCCCTCAGCACCTTGGCGATCACCGACGCCGCGGAGATCTGGGGGTACAGGTCGTCCCCTTTGGGGATCACCTGCTGATGGACCTTGAGTCCCGGGATCTCTCTGTCCCCGTCGACTATAACCCCGTCGAAAAGGGCTCCAGGAAGCCTATGTACCGCCCTTCCCATTGCCCACAAGGTGGCGTTCAGTATGTTGATTCTGTCTATTCTCTCCACCGATGCGGCCTGAGCGGACCATAGGACCTTCATTTCCATCATGGCGGAGTAAACCTTTTCCCTCCGGAGGGCGGTCATTTTCTTTGAGTCCCGAAGGCCTTTATCGATCAAAGCCTGGGCCTGATCGGCGGTGAGGATCACCGCCGACGCAACCACAGGACCGGCGAAGGGGCCTCGCCCCGCTTCGTCCACCCCCGCCAGTACGGGGAGAAAGGTCATTCTATTACCTTTCCCGGCCTTTCTAAGGAGACCGCCCCTAGCTTGCCGGAGGAAAAGGCGTCGAGAAAACGTCTGCCCGACAGGGTGAGGTCCACTTTGTTTCCAGGCAGCAGACAGCCTAGCCTGCGGCCTATGGCCTCTAAGGTCTCGTAGGGGTCCTCGCCAGGTTCGACGCCCCAGGTATCCTGGACAACCGACCATAGGCCCTTGTCCATCAGGAATTCCACCAAAGTGTAGGCTACAGCGTCGTAGCCTCCTATGACCTCCGCCTTGCTACAGCCGAGCCAGGCCAGGGCTTTTTGAATATGCTCGTCGGATTTAGGATCCAGTATGCCCGGAGAGTCGACCACCAAAAATCCTCTGCCTTTGTACCAGGAGACCCCTTTGGTTACCCCAGGAATGCCTCCGACGTTGGCGTTTTTCTTCCCAACCAGACAGTTAAGCAACGCCGACTTCCCTACGTTAGGTATCCCCACCACCGCCATCCGTAGCTCTCGATGGGAGGGAATATCCTTCTCCAGCTCCTTTCTGAGAGGATCTATTTTCCCCTTGAGGAGGTCCACCGCCCAGGCCTTTGACTTGCCCTTACGGTACAGGTCCAGCCATTGAGAGGTGACCGAGCTGTCCGCTAGGTCGCTTTTGGTCAGGACCTTCCACACGGGACAGATTTTCGAGAGAGAGGCGATCAAGGGGGAGCCGGTAACCTCCGGCGCCCTAGCGTCTCGGACCTCCAGGATCAGGTCAAGCTTGCCGGCGAGCTCCCCTAGTTTTCTGGTTCCCTTGGCCATATGGCCGGGAAACCATACCGTTCTTCCGGACATCAGTCCACCAATCCAATTCGGTTGAGAGGCCAGTAACGAAGGAACACCGGGCCCCTTACGTTGCTCTCAGGCACAAAGCCCCAGAAACGGCTGTCCTGGGAGTTGGGACGGTTATCCCCCATGGCGAAGTAATGGCCTTCAGGAACGGTGACGGGGTTCATGGAGAAGGCGTCGGGAAAGGTGACGTAAGGTTCGTCGGTCGCCTTGCCGTTTATCAGGACCTGCCCCTGCTTTATCTCCACCACGTCGCCCGGGAGGGCTATGAGCCTTTTGACGAAATCCCTTTTAGGGTCCACGGGATATTTAAAGACGAAGACCTGTCCCCTTTTGGGCTCCTGGACGTAATACCAGAACTTACACACCAACACCCTGTCTCCCGGGAGCAAAGTCGGGATCATCGACCCGCTAGGTATCCAGAAGGCCTGAACTATAACCGCCCTGATTATCAGGGCTAAAACTACCGCCCATAGGACCGTTTCCACCGTTTCTCTCCACCATGGTTTAGCTGCCATAAACAAAAAACCTCCGTAAAATCCGAATAGGTCCTCCCTGGAAGGCGCTCAGCGACCGAACCACTCCAGCCTTGGAGTCCCTTTTACAGGGAGGACCAGCTTGCCCCAGGGCATGCTCTTGCTATCCTTCAATATCGAAAGAGTCATCCCCGGCGATAGGGTTCGGTACAGAGGATTGTACCTAGCCAGGCTATAGTTCCCAAGACGGGCGAGAAAACAGCTCTCTATCACGAAGGACTCACTGACCAGAGGATTATACCAAGTAAGAGAGATCTGGGAGGTCAATATGCCTCCTCCCGCCACGGTCAGGGAGAAATGTCTGCTCTCTATAATGGCCCTTTCATAGCGAACGGTCAACCATTGAGTGAGCCGGAGACACTCGTCTTTAGCACAACGAATCCGCCATACCTCGGAGTGCAGACAAAGGAACAGGCTACCGAGCAGTGCGGATAGGATCATCAGGCAGGAGAGAAGCTCTACAAGGGAGAATCCCCTGCTAAACGACGAAAAGGGGGCAAAAGCCCCCTTTTCGTCGTTTTAAGCTCAGTGGGCGGTTGCCTCATATCCCAGCTCCAGGACCTTTAGGTTGTCCTGGACGAACCGAGAGGGAGACAGCTCCTCTATCGCCTTTCTGACATCCTCTATTGAGCCGCTTTCGACTGACGAGCCGCTCATGGCCCCTAGGATAAGGACGTTCAAGAAGAGAAACTTACCTCCCATATGCTCTTTAAGTATGGAGTATCCTTCTATGGAATGTACCTTTATGTCGTGTTTCTCGATGTAGGATTGAAGCCTCTCGTTTTTGAAGGCCTCAGGGTCGTAGAGGTTTACGACTAGATCGCCACCGTCTTTGAGGAAGTGTATGTTTCTGACCGCTTCGTTCTGGTCGAAGGCGAGGAGAAGGTCCGCCTCTCCCGCTTTCACCATAGGGCTGAGGTAGTCTCCGACTTTAAAGTGGCTGACGACCGATCCCCCTCTTTGAGCCATACCGTGGACCTCGCTTCCCACCACGTTCTGGCCTTTACCCATAGCTATATGACCCATGACCTTACTGGCGAAGAGAATTCCCTGACCGCCCGTTCCTACGATAACGCACTGCATGGCTAGGCCTCCTCCTTTGGCACTATCGCCCCGTGGGGGCACACGGTGGCACATACTCCACAGCTGACACAGTATCTCTCGTCGATGCGAGCCTTCTTTGTGTCCTCGTCGAACACAAGACCAGGGCAGTTGAAGGCGGTTATGCAGTATTTACAGCCGATGCAGGTGTCGGGATCGACCTTGACGGGCTTTGCCGTCGGAGGCTCTTTGAGGATGGTTATGCAAGGATGCTTGAAGATGAGCACCGCAGGCTGTTTGTTCTGCCAGGCGTAGGCCCAGGCCTCTTTTACCACGTCTACGTTGCTGTCGACGTCGTAGGCCTCTACGGTCTTTATGTAGGAGACCCCACAGCCACGGCAGGCCTGTTCAAGGTCGACCTGAACTCCTTCGTCGCCTTTACGGAGCTTGGCTCCTACGTTAGGGCTGGACTGTCCGCCGGTCATGGCGGTGATACGGTTATCCAGTATGGCCAGGACGAAAGCGTGGCGGTTGTACACCGCGCTCGCTAAGCCGGTGAGGCCGCTGTGGAAGAAGGTGGAGTCACCTATGGTGGAGACTATAGGTCTCTCCTCCCCGTCGACTTTGCTGGTGAGGTAGAAGCCCGAGGCGGCGGTGACGGCGGCACCCATGTCTATGACGGTGTCCACCCCTTTTTGCATTATCCCTAAAGTATAGCAGCCTATGTCGGAAGGGTTGACCGCCTTAGGCAGGGCCTTCCTTATGGCGAAGAAGCTGGCTCTGTGGGGACAACCGGCACAGAGCATAGGAGGCCTGGGGGTGATGCCGAGCTCTGTCATGGCGGCTTTTACATCCTCGTCCACCGACGTGGAGATCTCCTCGCCCATACAGCGACCGACGATCTGCTCTATGACCTCGGGCAGAAGCTCTCCCGCCCGGGGAACGTAGCCGTTCCACCGTCCCATGACCTTGGTCCTGTCGATAAGCTGCATCTCTATGACAGGGTAGGTCTGCTCCAGGATCAGCACCTTTTCATGGCGATCTATAAAATCCTGGCACATTTTTATAGGGAGGGGCACAGGGGTGCCTATTTTGAGGATCTCTATATCGTCCCTGCCCGATGCCTTTATCATGTCCGACAGGAAGGCGAAGGTGGTGCCTCCGGCGATGACCCCCAGTTTTGCTGTCCCTTTGGCGGGAACGACGTAGTTGTACTTGCCGAAGTTGGTCTCGAAGTCCTCTCGAATCCGGTCGTTTTTCTCGTTAAGCCTGGGGTGGTTTACCCTGACACCTGCGGGAAGACAGACCCAACGTTTGGGGTCTTTTTTGAAGTCGTCCTTTCTGGGGGGAACCACTACGTCCAGAAGGGGAACGTCCTGCCTGGCGTGGTTGACCTTGCCGGTGGGCCGTAGCATGGCGATTATGCCGTGCTTCTCCGACAGGTCGTAGGCATCGAAGACCATCTCCTTCGCCTCGCAGGCGGTGGAGGGATCGAAGCAGGGCACCTTGGCGAACATGGCGAACTGGCGGCTATCCTGCTCGGTCTGGGAGCTGTGGGGGCCTGGATCGTCGGCGACCACCAGCAGAAAGCCGCCCTTTAGGTCGTAGTGGGCGGTGCTCATGAAGGGGTCGGCGGCGACGTTAAGCCCCACCTGTTTCATGACACAGCAGGTCCTCTTCCCTCCGAAGGACGCCGATACCGCCATTTCGTAGGCGACCTTTTCGTTGGCCCCCCACTCTACGGCGGTGTTGGTGTTCATCTCGTCCGCACAGGCGGCCACCGCCGGCAGGATCTCCGATGAAGGCGTTCCCGGATAGGCGGTGGCTATCTCGCAGCCCGCCTCGACTATCCCTCTGGCGATGGCCTCGTTTCCTAACATGATGGCTCTCTTGGTCAAAACTACTCCCCCTCTTTTATGAATTCGGCCCTTGGGCCGACCTCTCCTTTAGCCAATCTATTAAAGGATGGCCTTTACGGATCAAAGTCCCCTCCGGTGTGGCGAAGGCGTGGCGGGTTTTCCCCTCCGCCAGCAGTTTATCGCCCCGGAAAAGACGGTAGCGAAA is drawn from Dethiosulfovibrio salsuginis and contains these coding sequences:
- a CDS encoding PucR family transcriptional regulator: MELIQDRKGTEDILEAMRGFLQNVAFWDSITGNVHVASRSKRFIAQVRQMPLHELVAIYPHGTVEEGGEKLGYVLYYHGEELDRTTGEEALAFGLTALRVSLGGRRHLIQENQQVKEEVVRGLVAGNKKLAERAIRKAGSMGWQMSGAVAAVVAEHTGVGDLSGAIGLLSGWFRSRRPGGIQGTVNDDLVLIVPAEDPGWKGKLEQELMDYVGLSKSKVPFMIGVGSEVAPMDLGVSYSQAREATEMGQRIGRSVAFWEDMEVLGILSSVPWTDRTRGFIERRLGAIKSEKDGEPLRSLRALVRRSWNLKAAAADLSIHYNTMRYRYEKLLSATGLDDDNPWARIGLGLAVLLDEVSEDMGRK
- a CDS encoding pyruvate, water dikinase regulatory protein translates to MLAENDHDLHIFVVSDFTGETAHSVSLAAARQFPDKRIKFTRHRYIKDPSMAEAVCLEAKEAGAVMVCTLVERKIREAFRKEAFLKGVELVDIFGPLMDAFSSHLGVEPLEEPGLMHQMDEAYFKRVKAIEFSITCDDGSNPHLLEEADLVILGVSRTCKTPLSMYLANKGYKVGNIPLVPELSPPDELFRLSEGKVIGLVIEPSALIQIRRERLQMLGLDPAKASYAQRDRVEKELASAKMLMKRVGAKVFDVTGRAIEETAQEILDLLK
- the dprA gene encoding DNA-processing protein DprA — its product is MSRELLVVNRLSDRGGAFVRALRDKGINLADLWSDRDLALSLGVKRALWQRGKDLLNSSWPEEELDRCAAVGVRTIFFGERDYPSGLMDTDDPPPVLYLRGNLKDSLSSVSVVGTRRCTPYGTQVAGSLGRKLAEADISVVSGGASGVDGAAHSGALDGGGYTLAVLGTGVDVVYPRGHDGLFRSILRNGGGLLSRFPMGEIGRRWNFPKRNGMIAGLASQVVVVESPVTGGSMITARIAGEIGREIWAVPGPIDREVCKGSNRLIFDGAQPLWDLDHFVHLLSGGRQMDLFEEKGISPVLSGVKRSGKVTLDELASRVGLSVPEVMASLVSLEMEGKVYRSGPGRWSAVP
- a CDS encoding YifB family Mg chelatase-like AAA ATPase, with the translated sequence MSSVKAVTLKGMEAKEVDVEVEIAGGLFSISIVGLPDASVRESKERVRAALKNAGISLKGRIAVNLAPADLPKEGSMLDLPIAVGLAVKSQSIPLPKPSLFVGELALDGRLRPVRGAISAAILAAEQGLPLYCPSENGSQVGLVRGVEAYKVDSLEQILGHLKSGRELASVEAVEIDDLPPSELLDWTDIRGQAMAKRALEIAAAGQHNVLMVGAPGSGKTMLARALRGILPPLSDGEVIESLTIKGVLDSTDHPNRRPPFRVVHHTASTVSVCGGGTALRPGEISLAHRGVLFLDEFTEFRRDLVEALRQPLEDGSIVISRSSGTVTYPSRVLLVLAANPCPCGWWGDSMERCSCSQSDLDRYRRKLSGPVMDRIDLQVSVSRLLPEELIGLAPSKGESSSQVRMRVTAAREAQRARWAFGGWVCNSEVPEKALREHINLSVEAEGTLLKMAEGLKLSARGLGRVLRVARTIADLSGDLQVSSASVMEALAYRGEA
- a CDS encoding YraN family protein, with protein sequence MKFCDWPEHLKKGVQGEDLACEYISGLRWPILARNVRLKRGELDIIAKDGDELVVVEVRYRSVGLVMPPEESVGPRKLRKLVLAGSAYVDRIGWEGFWRIDLIAITDLNGKLSLEHLRDITGGDVSV
- a CDS encoding EscU/YscU/HrcU family type III secretion system export apparatus switch protein, with the translated sequence MNKPKSDRPMAAAVKYDKEAREAPHIVASGTGKVAERIVEIATQSNVPVVEDAALVSALLALEVGDEIPVELYEAVAKVLTFVYRLDSSRRP
- a CDS encoding ribonuclease HII, translating into MTFLPVLAGVDEAGRGPFAGPVVASAVILTADQAQALIDKGLRDSKKMTALRREKVYSAMMEMKVLWSAQAASVERIDRINILNATLWAMGRAVHRLPGALFDGVIVDGDREIPGLKVHQQVIPKGDDLYPQISAASVIAKVLRDRIMVTLDGVYPGYGFASHKGYGTKFHKEAMESLGPSPIHRKSFHWKG
- a CDS encoding YlqF/YawG family GTPase, encoding MSGRTVWFPGHMAKGTRKLGELAGKLDLILEVRDARAPEVTGSPLIASLSKICPVWKVLTKSDLADSSVTSQWLDLYRKGKSKAWAVDLLKGKIDPLRKELEKDIPSHRELRMAVVGIPNVGKSALLNCLVGKKNANVGGIPGVTKGVSWYKGRGFLVVDSPGILDPKSDEHIQKALAWLGCSKAEVIGGYDAVAYTLVEFLMDKGLWSVVQDTWGVEPGEDPYETLEAIGRRLGCLLPGNKVDLTLSGRRFLDAFSSGKLGAVSLERPGKVIE
- the lepB gene encoding signal peptidase I, which translates into the protein MAAKPWWRETVETVLWAVVLALIIRAVIVQAFWIPSGSMIPTLLPGDRVLVCKFWYYVQEPKRGQVFVFKYPVDPKRDFVKRLIALPGDVVEIKQGQVLINGKATDEPYVTFPDAFSMNPVTVPEGHYFAMGDNRPNSQDSRFWGFVPESNVRGPVFLRYWPLNRIGLVD
- a CDS encoding 2-oxoacid:acceptor oxidoreductase family protein; protein product: MQCVIVGTGGQGILFASKVMGHIAMGKGQNVVGSEVHGMAQRGGSVVSHFKVGDYLSPMVKAGEADLLLAFDQNEAVRNIHFLKDGGDLVVNLYDPEAFKNERLQSYIEKHDIKVHSIEGYSILKEHMGGKFLFLNVLILGAMSGSSVESGSIEDVRKAIEELSPSRFVQDNLKVLELGYEATAH